A DNA window from Streptococcus parapneumoniae contains the following coding sequences:
- a CDS encoding acetylxylan esterase, giving the protein MKNPALLEEIKTYKGRDEVPEDFDAFWDEEVKKVSTLPAYQLEERDFHIPQVKCYELTFEGSNEGKVYARVVLPKSEEKVPLIFHFHGYMGRGWDWADMLAFTVAGYGVVSMDVRGQSGYSQDGLRSPLGNTVKGHIIRGAVEGRDHLFYKDVYLDIYQLVEIVASLSQVDEKRLSSYGASQGGALALVAAALNPRIQKTVAIYPFLSDFRRVIEIGNTSEAYDELFRYFKFHDPFHETEEEIMATLAYIDVKNLAHRIQGEVKMITGLDDDVCYPITQFAIYNRLICDKAYRIMPEYAHEAMNVFVNDHVYNWLCGSEIPFKYLK; this is encoded by the coding sequence ATGAAAAATCCAGCTTTGTTAGAAGAAATTAAGACTTATAAAGGCAGGGACGAGGTTCCAGAGGACTTTGATGCTTTCTGGGATGAGGAAGTGAAAAAAGTTTCCACGCTTCCAGCCTATCAGTTGGAGGAAAGAGATTTCCACATTCCTCAAGTCAAGTGCTATGAGCTAACCTTTGAAGGAAGCAATGAAGGCAAGGTCTATGCACGCGTCGTTCTTCCAAAGAGTGAGGAGAAGGTTCCACTAATCTTCCATTTCCATGGTTATATGGGACGTGGCTGGGACTGGGCCGACATGCTGGCCTTCACCGTAGCTGGTTACGGTGTTGTTTCCATGGATGTTCGAGGCCAGTCGGGCTATTCACAAGACGGTTTGCGTTCTCCTCTAGGAAATACGGTTAAGGGACATATTATCCGTGGTGCTGTGGAGGGTCGGGATCACCTCTTTTATAAGGATGTTTATCTGGATATTTACCAGTTGGTTGAAATTGTTGCTAGTCTGTCTCAGGTTGATGAGAAGCGTCTTTCTAGCTATGGTGCCTCACAAGGAGGGGCTCTAGCTTTGGTTGCAGCAGCGCTCAATCCTCGAATTCAGAAAACAGTTGCCATTTATCCCTTCTTGTCAGACTTCAGACGAGTGATTGAGATTGGCAATACTAGTGAGGCTTATGATGAACTTTTCCGTTATTTCAAGTTCCACGATCCTTTTCATGAAACAGAGGAGGAAATCATGGCGACCCTTGCCTATATCGATGTCAAAAATCTTGCCCATCGTATCCAAGGTGAGGTTAAGATGATTACGGGCTTGGACGACGATGTTTGCTATCCCATTACCCAGTTTGCGATTTACAATCGTTTGATCTGCGATAAGGCTTATCGCATCATGCCTGAGTATGCCCACGAAGCCATGAATGTTTTTGTCAATGACCATGTTTATAACTGGCTCTGTGGGAGTGAGATTCCTTTCAAATATCTAAAATAA
- a CDS encoding YSIRK-type signal peptide-containing protein (The YSIRK form of extended signal peptide directs nascent proteins to the cross-wall site, while signal peptides lacking YSIRK direct proteins instead to the cell pole. A large fraction of YSIRK proteins are surface proteins anchored by sortase-mediated processing of a C-terminal LPXTG motif.), which translates to MNRNVQERKCRYSIRKLSVGAVSMIVGAVVFGTSPVLAQEGASEQPLANETQLSGGGELNPN; encoded by the coding sequence ATGAATCGGAATGTTCAAGAACGTAAGTGTCGTTATAGCATTAGGAAACTATCGGTAGGAGCGGTTTCTATGATTGTGGGAGCAGTGGTGTTTGGAACGTCTCCTGTTTTAGCTCAAGAAGGGGCGAGTGAGCAACCTCTGGCAAATGAAACTCAACTTTCGGGGGGGGGGGAGCTCAACCCTAACTGA
- a CDS encoding sialidase domain-containing protein — MKLNFRGGGSSTLTDTEKSQPSEEGENITLPAEHVESVSETELSGNEQEQEREDKQEEKIPRDYYARDLENVETVIEKDDLETNDSNEKRVDLSDELEKVKGLQNATVHVEFKPAADGPSFYNLFSASSTTKVNEYFTMAINNGTALIEGRGADGSQFYGSYTDAPLKIRPGKYNSVTFTVERPRKDSPNGQVRLYVNGVLSRTNKKSGKFLADMPDVDKLQLGATNRAGELKWGSNLSIRNLTVYNRALTPEEVKKRSQLFDVTDIEPSLPEGAVLTEKQELFMSGVNGKPNSEGIKSYRIPALLRTDKGTLLAGADQRRLHHSDWGDIAMVVRRSEDGGTTWQPTLTLTNLRDNPEAKDPQAPSPLNIDMVLVQDPTTKRIFSIYDMFPEGRAVFGMPNKPQKAYQQVGDKHYQLLYKQGENQAYTVRENGEVYDANNQKTDYRVVVDPKEEAYRDKGDLYKGEELLGNIYFAPSAKNPFRVAYTSYLWLSYSDDDGKTWSQPRDITPSIRQDWMKFLGTGPGTGIVLRTGEHKGRILVPTYTTNAISHLSGSQSSRLIYSDDHGETWQAGAAVNDDRTVGGRKIHSSTMNNSPAQNTESVAVQLNNGDVKLFMRGLTGDLQVATSKDGGQTWDKEIKRYNQVKDVYVQMAAVHTMHEGKEYIILTNSGGPKRTNGMAHLARVEDNGDLTWLHHRPIQKGEFAYNSLQELGNGEYGILYEHTEKGQNDYTLSFRKFNWDFLTKDSVYPTSVTIRDVRKLETEEEDAEQGILAMQFDSEVLVNSIPTLTLANGHKATFLTQADQKTLLFTFNKEDAGQEITGLLAGRIDSMHDLPVTLAGSRIPEDAKENPVETMNTVRENVSEEMTERKSEKDKLSLGSSDRMVANSPLTSFAPRYLQSYVGDVIKTETKVPITTGWKQENGAWYFYTSAGEVVKGWHQEADKWYYLSSTGAMATGWVRDGNQWYYLSESGAMSTGWVEFSGVWYYLNANGSMATGWIRDGNQWYYLSESGAMSTGWVEFSGVWYYLNANGSMATGWIKDGDHWYYQESSGAMKVNQWFQVGDKWYYVNESGRLAVNTIVDGYKVNSNGEWVNY, encoded by the coding sequence ATGAAACTCAACTTTCGGGGGGGGGGGAGCTCAACCCTAACTGATACAGAAAAGAGCCAGCCTTCTGAGGAAGGAGAAAATATAACTCTTCCTGCAGAGCATGTAGAGTCTGTTTCAGAGACTGAACTTTCTGGCAATGAGCAAGAACAAGAAAGGGAAGATAAGCAAGAAGAAAAAATTCCAAGAGATTACTATGCACGAGATTTGGAAAATGTCGAAACAGTGATAGAAAAAGATGACTTAGAGACGAATGATTCAAACGAAAAAAGAGTAGACTTGTCTGATGAATTAGAGAAAGTAAAGGGACTCCAAAATGCAACTGTTCATGTGGAGTTCAAACCGGCTGCTGATGGTCCTAGTTTTTACAATCTCTTTTCTGCTTCCAGTACAACTAAAGTAAATGAGTACTTTACAATGGCAATCAATAATGGGACAGCTTTGATAGAGGGACGTGGAGCTGATGGTAGCCAATTTTATGGAAGTTATACAGATGCGCCTTTGAAGATTAGACCAGGCAAGTATAATTCGGTTACTTTTACTGTTGAAAGACCAAGAAAGGATAGTCCAAATGGTCAGGTTCGTCTTTATGTGAATGGTGTATTATCTCGTACGAATAAAAAGTCAGGGAAATTCCTGGCAGACATGCCAGATGTGGATAAACTTCAGTTAGGTGCAACTAATAGAGCAGGAGAACTGAAGTGGGGCTCAAATCTCTCTATTCGTAATCTGACTGTATACAATCGTGCTCTAACTCCAGAGGAAGTCAAAAAACGTAGCCAGTTATTTGATGTGACAGATATTGAGCCGTCACTTCCTGAAGGGGCAGTCTTGACAGAGAAGCAAGAGTTGTTTATGAGCGGTGTCAATGGTAAGCCAAATAGTGAAGGAATTAAGAGTTATCGGATTCCAGCTTTGCTACGTACGGATAAAGGAACATTACTGGCAGGGGCAGATCAGCGTCGTCTCCACCATTCTGATTGGGGAGATATTGCTATGGTCGTTAGGAGAAGTGAGGATGGGGGAACTACTTGGCAGCCAACCTTAACCTTGACCAACTTGCGAGACAATCCAGAAGCAAAAGATCCGCAGGCACCATCTCCACTTAATATCGATATGGTCTTGGTTCAAGATCCTACCACAAAGAGAATTTTTTCAATCTACGATATGTTTCCAGAAGGTCGAGCTGTCTTTGGAATGCCAAACAAACCTCAAAAAGCTTATCAACAAGTTGGAGATAAGCACTATCAATTACTATATAAACAAGGGGAAAATCAAGCATATACTGTCCGAGAAAACGGAGAAGTATATGATGCAAATAATCAAAAAACAGATTATCGCGTTGTAGTGGATCCAAAAGAAGAAGCCTACAGAGATAAGGGTGACCTCTATAAAGGAGAAGAGCTTCTTGGGAATATCTACTTTGCTCCATCTGCTAAAAATCCATTTCGTGTAGCCTATACGAGCTATTTGTGGCTTTCTTATAGTGATGATGATGGGAAAACATGGTCGCAACCAAGAGATATTACACCATCAATTCGCCAAGATTGGATGAAATTTTTAGGAACAGGTCCAGGTACAGGAATTGTGCTTAGAACAGGAGAGCACAAGGGTCGTATCTTAGTTCCTACTTATACCACCAATGCTATCTCCCATCTAAGCGGATCCCAGTCTTCTCGTTTGATTTATTCAGATGATCATGGAGAAACATGGCAGGCTGGAGCTGCTGTCAATGATGATAGGACAGTAGGCGGAAGGAAAATTCATTCCTCAACTATGAATAATAGTCCTGCCCAAAATACAGAGTCAGTTGCTGTACAGTTAAATAATGGTGATGTGAAACTCTTTATGAGAGGATTAACGGGTGATTTACAGGTTGCCACAAGTAAAGATGGTGGGCAAACTTGGGACAAGGAAATCAAGAGATACAATCAGGTTAAAGATGTTTATGTCCAAATGGCTGCTGTTCACACCATGCACGAAGGAAAAGAATACATCATTTTAACCAATTCAGGAGGACCTAAACGGACGAATGGAATGGCTCATTTGGCTCGTGTAGAGGACAACGGAGACTTGACTTGGTTACATCATAGACCAATTCAAAAAGGAGAGTTTGCCTATAATTCGCTCCAAGAATTAGGAAATGGGGAGTATGGTATCTTGTATGAACACACTGAAAAAGGACAAAATGACTATACCCTATCATTTAGAAAATTTAATTGGGACTTTTTAACAAAAGATTCGGTATATCCAACGAGTGTAACTATCAGGGACGTTCGTAAATTGGAAACAGAAGAAGAGGATGCAGAACAAGGTATCTTAGCTATGCAATTTGATTCTGAGGTACTAGTGAATTCTATTCCGACTTTGACTTTAGCGAATGGACACAAAGCTACCTTCTTGACCCAAGCAGATCAAAAAACTCTACTTTTCACCTTTAATAAAGAAGATGCAGGTCAAGAAATTACAGGTCTATTGGCCGGTAGAATTGACAGTATGCATGATTTACCAGTTACACTAGCTGGCAGTAGAATTCCTGAAGATGCGAAAGAAAATCCTGTCGAGACCATGAATACAGTAAGAGAAAATGTATCTGAGGAGATGACAGAAAGGAAGTCAGAGAAGGATAAATTATCTTTGGGGTCTTCAGATAGAATGGTAGCAAACTCTCCTCTTACTTCTTTTGCTCCTCGTTACCTCCAATCTTATGTAGGAGATGTTATTAAAACTGAGACTAAAGTTCCAATAACGACTGGTTGGAAGCAAGAAAATGGTGCGTGGTATTTTTATACATCTGCTGGTGAAGTGGTGAAAGGCTGGCATCAGGAAGCGGATAAATGGTACTACTTGAGTTCTACTGGTGCGATGGCAACTGGTTGGGTCAGAGATGGTAATCAATGGTATTATTTGAGTGAGAGTGGAGCAATGTCTACTGGCTGGGTTGAATTCAGTGGTGTGTGGTACTATCTCAATGCTAACGGTTCAATGGCAACTGGTTGGATCAGAGATGGTAACCAATGGTATTATTTGAGTGAGAGCGGAGCAATGTCTACTGGCTGGGTTGAATTCAGTGGTGTGTGGTACTATCTCAATGCTAACGGTTCAATGGCAACTGGTTGGATAAAAGATGGAGACCATTGGTACTATCAGGAATCATCTGGTGCAATGAAGGTAAATCAATGGTTCCAAGTTGGAGACAAATGGTACTATGTCAATGAAAGCGGAAGATTAGCGGTTAATACTATAGTAGATGGTTATAAAGTTAACTCCAATGGGGAGTGGGTCAACTACTAG
- a CDS encoding Rpn family recombination-promoting nuclease/putative transposase, whose amino-acid sequence MTVRHPGISPTNDLVAKKIFSNPEITCQFIRDMLDLPAKNVTILEGSNIHVLPSLPYSAQDFYTSIDVLAELDNGTQVIIEIQVHHQNFFINRLWAYLCSQVNQNLEKIRQREGDTHQSYKHISPVYAIAIVDSNYFSDDLAFHSFSMREDRTGEVLTITNNGQENHLVKMAFLELKKYRETSKDEVRKPWLEFFGNKPFTQQPERAISQADQLLDYKSWSEEDRKMFSEQRRREEQAMLAQDYALEQAEEKGLERGLERGRAEGIEQGIEKGLEQGLERGKVEGSLSMLLNLVHQGLLTSEVASQQLGMTVAEFEVLLKDHHK is encoded by the coding sequence ATGACTGTACGTCATCCGGGCATTAGCCCGACCAATGATTTGGTTGCTAAGAAGATTTTTAGCAATCCGGAAATCACTTGTCAATTTATTCGCGATATGCTGGATTTACCAGCCAAAAATGTGACCATTTTGGAGGGAAGTAACATTCACGTCTTGCCTTCCCTGCCCTACTCGGCTCAGGATTTCTATACCAGTATAGATGTTTTAGCTGAACTAGATAATGGTACTCAAGTAATCATTGAGATTCAAGTCCATCATCAGAATTTTTTCATCAATCGCCTGTGGGCTTACCTTTGCAGTCAGGTCAATCAAAATCTTGAAAAAATTCGTCAACGAGAAGGTGATACTCATCAGAGTTATAAACACATCTCACCAGTATACGCTATCGCAATTGTGGATAGTAACTACTTCTCAGATGACTTGGCTTTTCATAGTTTTAGCATGCGAGAGGATAGGACAGGTGAGGTTTTAACAATTACAAACAATGGACAGGAAAACCATCTGGTTAAGATGGCATTCTTGGAACTAAAAAAATACAGAGAAACCAGCAAAGACGAGGTTCGCAAGCCATGGTTGGAGTTTTTCGGGAATAAACCCTTTACCCAGCAGCCCGAGCGAGCCATCAGCCAAGCAGATCAACTGCTGGACTACAAGAGCTGGTCCGAGGAGGATAGGAAAATGTTTAGTGAACAACGCAGGCGAGAAGAACAAGCCATGTTAGCACAGGACTATGCTTTGGAGCAAGCTGAGGAAAAAGGTTTAGAGAGAGGTCTTGAACGTGGTCGCGCAGAGGGGATTGAACAAGGCATCGAAAAAGGTTTAGAACAAGGACTTGAACGTGGGAAAGTTGAAGGAAGTTTGTCTATGCTACTAAATCTAGTCCACCAAGGACTTCTGACTTCCGAGGTTGCCAGTCAGCAGTTGGGCATGACTGTTGCTGAGTTTGAAGTATTATTGAAAGACCATCATAAATAA
- a CDS encoding trypsin-like peptidase domain-containing protein yields MFLYLKGLGKFRKSKAYGLVGCLALVSMIGLSVPDLPVIGGGVVYADVIQGGDDIKDVSVHEKSAEGVAMTYTTYDSGTSGKQTASGSGVFVAPNVMVTVAHNYYDKNQDDKSAVLRGGESARSYVVMNSEKEKSNKVPTSGVSEALEKDSIHLYNGKDFGKDYSNDLAVVVTKKPVEAMTGGEDSPRELSDKEVSTGDKITMVGYPNDFSTPNLSKENKARLKDGKAYSVSTTVSSINKESGAVTYHSSALGGFSGAPLFNDKGEVVGIHQHGTNTSNAPESERIGGGTIFTEKHRTWIRSMIDKYGIKGWYIDGANRYYYDENHIALKDVESEIDGALYRFDEKGRATLVKGEEKGRVVLRVEDTKGNPLISDKVVQEGPVGSGLEFHLRQNPDFKQLVASSPKAKVVSYNGVSINKLANDTSWSDEYISKLALGNTIIKAVVDSVNPSSTSSSDFARTEVGKVDLSGKSNLPVPSKEVLQAPNGSENFYATTHIQTPDGSGSGTLIAQNLVLTVAHNFLTVKGSEVVTKSGRTNTVYKATLPNGQSVHFSDDDIVYWNKKDSVFGFKNDLALVRLKEDFKAVTPVEVVKQSSKVAEGDSVSVYGFPDNKLSPVLDSKVVGTTDFGSGVEGISYEGTKPGASGGGLYNDKGTLIGVHQNGVVGSRSGGLVLSKEQLDWVRSYIEGKPKEPVYVKDEVLVDEKDKDKLPSTPKDEKPSTPKIESDKDKVEPPLKPQKEPKTEVITTYEGDSTLEVGKERTEDTKGEKEGVPLIYRVVYKGTKPKVEKESIAFDTLYQGDETKELGFRSVVEGKGGVVTRTTTYQVDKYTGAVSSQVSEKKIAPQSKVITLGIKPNSVIKELPITERFEDSEELEKGKTEVVSEGYVGKEVTKVTYKVLADGKIVENSRTVEVTPMKERVVLKGVKEVVSSTEENSSNLKEEVVSPDKVEFPVPKDAPIREELPASSEEFSESEVLVSGEKIPGDLGKSIVSSKELVPERVEVPDFVAKVTGGEKLTVEGHRDERKIKTPSKQERLSSPETTAQFTTNGTGSSSLTAVFGVEADNMSLSTVEHSVITYNQQRGWHKINNQWYFRNSDGKERTGWMKENDAWYYFDANGIMQTGWIQDTDGNWYYLKDNGMMEVGWFQDSSGAWYYLGSSGSMESNTWIYYKGKWYYLGSSGSMESNTWIYYKGKWYYIDAFGKLLFNSLTPDGYRVNEYGEWIN; encoded by the coding sequence ATGTTTTTATATTTAAAGGGTTTAGGAAAATTTCGTAAGTCAAAAGCTTATGGATTGGTGGGATGTCTGGCATTGGTGAGTATGATTGGATTATCGGTTCCTGATTTACCAGTTATTGGTGGTGGGGTCGTTTATGCTGACGTTATTCAAGGTGGCGATGATATAAAAGATGTGAGCGTTCATGAGAAGTCCGCTGAGGGTGTTGCTATGACTTATACCACTTATGATAGTGGTACGAGTGGGAAACAAACCGCATCAGGTAGCGGTGTCTTTGTAGCGCCGAATGTGATGGTAACAGTAGCTCATAACTACTATGATAAAAACCAAGATGATAAGTCTGCGGTCTTGCGTGGTGGGGAGTCTGCTCGTAGTTATGTTGTGATGAACTCGGAAAAGGAGAAAAGCAATAAAGTACCTACTTCAGGGGTATCAGAAGCTCTTGAAAAAGACTCTATTCACTTGTATAACGGCAAAGACTTTGGTAAAGACTATAGCAACGACTTAGCAGTAGTGGTAACTAAAAAGCCTGTAGAAGCTATGACAGGGGGAGAAGACTCTCCAAGAGAGTTGAGTGATAAAGAGGTTTCTACTGGTGATAAAATCACTATGGTCGGATATCCCAATGATTTTTCTACTCCAAATTTAAGTAAAGAAAATAAAGCTCGCTTGAAAGACGGTAAGGCTTATTCAGTCTCAACAACTGTGAGCAGTATCAATAAAGAGAGCGGTGCAGTCACTTATCATTCCTCAGCTTTGGGAGGTTTTTCAGGTGCTCCTTTGTTTAATGATAAGGGAGAGGTAGTCGGTATCCACCAGCACGGAACAAATACTTCAAACGCTCCTGAGAGTGAGCGTATTGGCGGTGGTACTATCTTTACGGAAAAGCACAGAACTTGGATTCGTTCTATGATTGATAAATATGGTATAAAGGGTTGGTATATAGATGGTGCAAACCGTTACTACTATGATGAAAATCATATAGCTTTAAAAGATGTAGAGTCTGAGATTGACGGCGCTTTGTATCGTTTTGATGAAAAAGGTCGAGCTACTTTAGTAAAAGGTGAAGAAAAAGGTCGAGTAGTATTACGTGTAGAAGATACTAAAGGCAATCCTTTGATTTCAGATAAGGTTGTTCAGGAAGGTCCTGTTGGAAGTGGTTTAGAGTTTCATTTGAGACAAAACCCTGATTTTAAGCAGTTGGTAGCAAGTTCTCCTAAAGCCAAAGTGGTTTCTTACAATGGAGTGTCTATAAACAAGTTGGCTAATGATACAAGTTGGTCTGATGAATATATCAGTAAGTTAGCTTTAGGTAATACCATTATAAAAGCTGTTGTTGACTCAGTAAATCCTTCATCTACTTCGTCTTCTGATTTCGCAAGAACGGAGGTTGGTAAGGTTGACTTGAGTGGCAAATCGAACTTACCTGTGCCTAGTAAAGAGGTGTTACAAGCTCCGAATGGTTCAGAAAATTTTTATGCTACAACGCATATTCAAACGCCAGATGGGTCAGGGTCTGGTACCTTAATTGCACAAAATCTAGTATTAACAGTCGCTCATAATTTTTTAACAGTTAAAGGTTCTGAGGTCGTTACGAAATCTGGTCGTACCAATACAGTGTATAAAGCAACCTTACCGAATGGTCAGTCTGTGCATTTTTCAGATGATGATATTGTTTATTGGAATAAAAAAGATTCCGTATTTGGATTTAAAAATGACTTAGCCTTGGTTCGACTAAAAGAAGATTTCAAAGCGGTAACTCCTGTAGAGGTTGTAAAACAATCTTCGAAAGTTGCAGAGGGGGATTCAGTTTCGGTCTATGGTTTTCCAGATAACAAGCTAAGTCCAGTTTTAGATAGCAAAGTAGTAGGAACTACAGACTTCGGTTCAGGTGTTGAGGGTATCAGCTATGAAGGCACAAAACCCGGAGCGTCTGGTGGTGGTCTTTATAATGACAAAGGTACTTTAATTGGAGTTCACCAAAATGGTGTCGTAGGAAGCCGCAGTGGTGGTTTGGTTTTATCAAAAGAGCAACTGGATTGGGTTCGTTCTTATATTGAAGGTAAACCAAAAGAGCCTGTCTATGTAAAAGATGAAGTTTTGGTGGATGAGAAGGATAAGGATAAACTTCCTTCAACTCCAAAAGACGAAAAACCAAGTACACCTAAAATAGAGTCTGATAAAGATAAAGTAGAACCTCCTCTCAAACCGCAAAAGGAGCCGAAAACAGAGGTTATTACCACTTACGAAGGTGACAGTACCCTTGAGGTTGGAAAAGAGCGTACAGAGGATACTAAGGGTGAAAAAGAAGGTGTTCCACTTATTTACCGAGTAGTGTATAAAGGTACTAAGCCGAAAGTAGAAAAAGAATCGATTGCTTTTGATACTCTTTACCAAGGAGATGAAACAAAAGAGCTTGGTTTCCGTTCAGTTGTAGAGGGTAAAGGAGGGGTGGTTACTCGAACTACTACTTATCAAGTAGATAAGTATACAGGAGCGGTATCTTCTCAAGTTTCTGAGAAGAAAATAGCTCCTCAATCCAAGGTGATTACTTTAGGTATTAAACCCAACAGTGTCATAAAAGAACTTCCGATTACAGAGCGTTTTGAGGACTCTGAAGAGTTAGAGAAAGGGAAAACGGAGGTTGTTTCGGAGGGGTATGTAGGTAAAGAAGTTACTAAGGTGACTTATAAGGTCTTAGCTGATGGAAAGATTGTTGAAAATTCTCGTACAGTCGAGGTTACACCTATGAAAGAACGTGTGGTTCTTAAGGGTGTGAAGGAAGTGGTGTCATCGACGGAAGAAAACTCAAGTAATCTCAAAGAGGAAGTGGTATCTCCAGATAAAGTAGAGTTTCCAGTTCCAAAAGATGCGCCGATCAGAGAAGAACTGCCTGCGTCTAGTGAGGAATTTTCAGAATCAGAGGTTTTAGTATCGGGAGAAAAAATACCAGGCGACCTTGGGAAGTCTATAGTATCTTCAAAAGAACTAGTCCCTGAAAGAGTGGAAGTTCCAGACTTTGTGGCTAAAGTTACAGGTGGAGAAAAATTGACAGTAGAAGGGCACCGAGATGAGAGAAAAATAAAGACTCCATCAAAACAGGAAAGATTATCTAGCCCAGAAACCACTGCTCAATTCACAACGAACGGGACAGGTTCGTCATCGTTAACAGCTGTTTTTGGCGTTGAAGCGGATAACATGTCACTTTCTACTGTTGAACATTCTGTTATTACATATAATCAACAAAGAGGATGGCATAAGATAAATAATCAGTGGTATTTTAGAAATTCCGATGGGAAAGAACGGACAGGCTGGATGAAAGAAAATGATGCATGGTATTATTTTGATGCGAATGGAATCATGCAAACCGGTTGGATACAGGATACAGACGGTAATTGGTATTATCTCAAGGATAATGGCATGATGGAGGTAGGCTGGTTCCAAGATTCAAGTGGCGCGTGGTACTACTTAGGATCATCTGGTTCCATGGAATCCAATACATGGATTTATTATAAAGGAAAGTGGTACTACTTAGGATCATCTGGTTCCATGGAATCCAATACATGGATTTATTATAAAGGAAAGTGGTACTATATCGATGCTTTTGGGAAACTACTTTTCAATTCGCTAACACCAGACGGCTATAGAGTGAACGAGTACGGGGAATGGATCAACTGA